A part of Cannabis sativa cultivar Pink pepper isolate KNU-18-1 chromosome 6, ASM2916894v1, whole genome shotgun sequence genomic DNA contains:
- the LOC115694940 gene encoding uncharacterized protein LOC115694940, with the protein MVLNNNSDCGLFNETLLCLIPKVQNPSKMTKFRPISLCSVIYKVISKCLASRLKKSLNSAISQNQSAFLEGRIIHDNAILGFESPHSMRKGWCGNGSKMTLKLDMSKAYDRVEWDFLEAMMSCLGYEDNWITKIMNCVRSVSYSILINGSAKGNIVPTRGLRQGDPLSPFLFLICSERLSCLINEAERAGKIHGLKFGAMDQKLSHLLYADDSLVFMEATLEEGQSLKEVLDCYASLSGQCINLDKSDLCVGCKIKETKAEDLAGHLGVTLVKHHTKYLGMPTFVGKNKKQVFGKIRDRVEAKLQDIESMVARFWWGSSSKKHKIHWGNWGKLCKLKEQGGIGFRDLEDFNQALLAKQGWKLITKPDCLLARVMKALYFPNGNFFEAKLGHYGSAVWKSILWGREILIKGSRWCIGDGRTIRINEDPWIPRGYPFTLRSKVRIPEGVTINTLLNEDGSWKLNEVISWFHFDDVPWIIGTMPSMKTSDSVTWTLTPNGNYTVASGYKLRFSNPDIVGCSDISKIKAWWSFIWGSRLTPKMKNFIWRVYYHWIPVKVELCKRGMNIDTSCDWCKTHDETLCHALWLCPEVQKIWQQLIWKRRNQFIFQHKKHDDSYWLPWALETLDINLWHDLQQQKVQQSPAKSSWQPPPIGKFLINSDASVIPNLSGCGISAIIRNHNGEMLAVETRFIPGFISVVMDETVAIRMGLDLALSWSCSDVVIGADCQTVVNAIKNKEAINTDWGNIIQSIMKTCCNFHSSKFIFYPRTCNKVANSLANWARVNKESKMWTVIPHVLLLVI; encoded by the exons ATGGTTCTTAATAACAATTCGGACTGTGGACTATTCAATGAGACTCTTTTATGCCTTATTCCAAAAGTTCAAAACCCCTCAAAGATGACTAAATTTCGACCCATTAGCCTTTGTTCTGTTATTTACAAAGTCATTTCGAAATGCTTAGCTAGCCGATTAAAGAAGAGTCTCAATTCTGCTATCTCTCAAAATCAGAGTGCCTTTTTAGAAGGTAGAATCATACATGATAATGCTATCCTTGGTTTTGAAAGCCCACATAGTATGAGAAAAGGGTGGTGTGGTAATGGTTCTAAAATGACGCTGAAACTCGATATGTCCAAGGCCTATGATAGGGTGGAGTGGGACTTCCTTGAAGCTATGATGTCTTGTTTGGGGTATGAAGACAATTGGATCACTAAGATCATGAATTGTGTGCGCTCTGTGTCTTACTCCATTCTTATCAATGGTTCGGCTAAAGGGAATATAGTACCTACAAGAGGCTTACGACAAGGAGATCCCCTCTCCCCTTTTCTCTTTCTCATTTGCTCGGAACGTCTTTCTTGTTTAATTAATGAAGCTGAAAGGGCAGGGAAAATACATGGTCTGAAATTTGGAGCAATGGATCAAAAGCTATCTCATCTTCTTTATGCAGATGACAGTTTGGTGTTCATGGAGGCAACTCTAGAGGAGGGACAATCATTAAAAGAGGTGTTAGATTGTTATGCTAGTTTATCCGGTCAATGTATAAATCTGGATAAATCGGACTTATGCGTGggatgcaaaattaaagaaaccAAGGCGGAGGATTTGGCTGGCCATCTTGGGGTTACTCTGGTGAAACATCATACTAAATATCTGGGCATGCCAACTTTTGTTGGAAAGAACAAAAAACAGGTCTTTGGCAAAATAAGGGACCGGGTTGAAGCGAAACTTCAAG ATATTGAGAGTATGGTTGCTCGGTTTTGGTGGGGCTCTTCATCCAAAAAACATAAGATTCATTGGGGGAATTGGGGAAAATTATGCAAGCTGAAGGAACAAGGTGGAATCGGTTTCCGTGATTTGGAAGACTTCAATCAAGCGCTCTTGGCCAAGCAAGGATGGAAACTAATCACAAAGCCTGATTGCCTTCTAGCCCGGGTGATGAAAGCTCTCTACTTCCCTAATGGAAACTTCTTTGAGGCCAAATTGGGGCACTATGGATCGGCCGTTTGGAAAAGTATACTTTGGGGAAGAGAGATCTTGATCAAAGGTTCTAGGTGGTGTATTGGAGATGGCCGAACCATCCGAATTAATGAAGATCCCTGGATTCCTAGAGGATACCCCTTTACTTTGCGATCTAAAGTTAGGATCCCGGAAGGAGTAACGATTAATACTCTGTTGAATGAAGATGGTAGCTGGAAATTAAATGAAGTAATAAGCTGGTTTCACTTTGATGATGTCCCTTGGATCATTGGAACTATGCCTAGTATGAAAACTTCGGATTCGGTAACTTGGACTCTTACTCCTAATGGTAATTATACAGTAGCTAGCGGCTATAAACTAAGATTCAGCAACCCTGACATTGTTGGATGTTCTgacatttcaaaaataaaagctTGGTGGTCGTTTATTTGGGGATCCCGTCTTACGCCGAAAATGAAGAACTTTATATGGCGAGTCTATTATCATTGGATTCCTGTCAAAGTGGAGCTCTGTAAGCGCGGAATGAATATAGATACTAGCTGTGATTGGTGTAAAACTCATGATGAAACTTTGTGTCATGCCCTTTGGCTCTGCCCAGAAGTTCAAAAGATATGGCAGCAG CTGATTTGGAAGAGGAGAAACCAATTTATTTTTCAACACAAGAAGCATGATGATAGTTATTGGTTACCTTGGGCTTTGGAGACATTGGATATCAACCTTTGGCACGATCTGCAGCAACAGAAAGTGCAGCAATCCCCAGCTAAATCCTCTTGGCAGCCTCCTCCTATTGGTAAATTCCTAATAAACTCAGATGCTTCTGTAATTCCTAATCTTTCGGGTTGTGGTATAAGTGCAATTATAAGGAATCACAATGGTGAGATGCTTGCTGTCGAAACCAGATTTATCCCTGGTTTTATCTCTGTAGTAATGGATGAGACAGTTGCCATTCGGATGGGATTGGACCTTGCTTTGAGCTGGTCTTGCTCAGATGTAGTGATCGGGGCTGATTGTCAAACGGTAGTCAATGCTATCAAGAATAAAGAAGCAATTAATACTGATTGGGGCAACATAATTCAGAGCATTATGAAGACCTGCTGCAATTTTCATTcctctaaatttattttttatcctAGAACTTGTAATAAGGTAGCCAATTCTTTAGCTAATTGGGCTAGAGTAAACAAAGAGTCTAAGATGTGGACTGTTATTCCCCATGTGCTACTGCTAGTTATTTAG
- the LOC115724860 gene encoding uncharacterized protein LOC115724860, which translates to MDWSSISENIYEINNIKMNVASVGSESDPAIVFLHGFPEVWQSWANQILYLNPKGYRCIAPDLRGYRKTEIEVPGDPESYSVENIIKDILALMKILNIDKIFLVGHDWGAFMAWSFCLLHPDKVRAVVNLSVPYIAMNPDKSFLDGFRDYYGDLYYMCRFQEIGEMEKEFASMETEQVLKILYSSFGLNPLMIPEEKNGGFKSLPIPKILPSWLTKEVLDCYTQLFNHTGFTGGLSYYRAMDISWKYLLTSKDDKVIVPAKFIAGEQYHRLHFEGMKDYIFINGGFKKDVPSLEEVVIIQDVPHFANQAKPDEISGQIHEFFKKYI; encoded by the exons ATGGATTGGAGTTCCATAAGTgaaaatatatatgagataaACAACATCAAAATGAATGTTGCCTCAGTCGGGTCAGAGTCCGATCCGGCGATCGTGTTCCTCCATGGCTTTCCTGAGGTTTGGCAATCTTGGGCCAATCAGATACTTTATCTGAATCCCAAGGGTTACCGCTGTATAGCTCCGGATCTCCGGGGCTATCGAAAAACAGAAATTGAAGTTCCCGGAGATCCAGAGTCTTACAGCGTTGAGAACATCATCAAGGACATTCTTGCCCTTATGAAGATTCTGAATATTGATAAAATTTTCTTGGTTGGCCATGATTGGGGAGCTTTCATGGCTTGGAGCTTTTGCTTGTTACATCCTGACAAAGTCAGAGCTGTGGTTAACCTTAGTGTGCCTTACATTGCCATGAACCCTGATAAAAGTTTCTTGGATGGGTTTAGGGATTACTACGGGGACTTATACTACATGTGTAGGTTTCAG gaaATAGGAGAGATGGAAAAGGAGTTTGCTTCAATGGAAACTGAACAAGTACTAAAGATTCTTTATTCATCTTTTGGATTAAATCCTTTAATGATACCTGAAGAAAAAAATGGAGGATTCAAGAGTTTACCAATTCCCAAAATATTACCATCTTGGCTAACAAAAGAAGTCCTCGACTGCTATACCCAACTGTTCAACCACACTGGCTTTACAGGAGGATTGAGCTATTATAGAGCTATGGACAt ATCATGGAAGTACCTGTTAACTTCGAAAGATGACAAAGTCATAGTTCCAGCAAAGTTCATAGCAGGGGAGCAAT ACCATCGCCTCCATTTCGAAGGCATGAAGGATTATATATTTATCAATGGTGGCTTCAAAAAAGATGTGCCCTCACTTGAAGAAGTGGTAATAATTCAAGATGTGCCTCACTTTGCCAACCAAGCAAAACCAGATGAGATTAGTGGACAGATTCATGAATTTTTCAAGAAGTACATCTGA
- the LOC133039141 gene encoding uncharacterized protein LOC133039141, translating to MECYEIDERLREKNEITMAAVQVSKKIKSEVATCIVKKAGSPTEKKVGPNLNIRYLGIPICSKKISAADCNSILEKMVARIKVWSSRNLSYMGRITLINSVLIIIHSYWAQITILSKKLLKDVESMCRAFLWKGMTTNSGPGLVAWQQICAPKKAGGLGFRNIHDWNTAAMGKYVWAIATKKDNLFVKWINEVYLMGKNWWEYPPPTDCSWYWKRIVAVKNTLTTKIDQQTFAALRYDIKTGIDLLFNKPVDVNWSKIVWNRQTIPKHRVILWLIMLQKLRTKEQIQKFNPLVDETCLLCSNGSETLEHLFFTCHYSNMCVQGVKDWLEWKTSTNSLLQLAKWTDKSKLSTTRKSIFHAALAATAYHIWRVRNDALWNQKVWCIRNTVQKIKIDLEYRICHVMPKKAKAIDREWFMGRCTQ from the exons ATGGAGTGCTATGAGATTGATGAGAGGCTTCGAGAGAAGAATGAGATTACGATGGCTGCAGttcaagtttcaaaaaaaataaagtcaGAAGTGGCAACTTGCATTGTGAAGAAAGCTGGAAGCCCAACTGAGAAGAAAGTTGGCCCAAATCTAAATATAAG GTACCTTGGTATTCCAATTTGCTCCAAGAAAATATCTGCAGCTGACTGTAATAGTATCCTTGAGAAGATGGTGGCACGCATTAAAGTTTGGAGTTCGAGGAACTTGTCCTATATGGGGAGAATAACACTCATCAACTCGGTGTTAATTATTATTCACTCATATTGGGCTCAAATCACAATATTGTCCAAGAAATTGCTAAAGGATGTAGAGAGCATGTGTAGAGCGTTTCTTTGGAAAGGCATGACAACCAACTCAGGTCCTGGATTAGTAGCATGGCAACAGATATGTGCACCAAAGAAAGCTGGGGGACTAGGATTTCGAAACATTCATGATTGGAATACTGCAGCAATGGGGAAATATGTCTGGGCAATTGCCACCAAAAAAGACAATTTATTTGTCAAATGGATCAATGAAGTATATTTGATGGGGAAGAATTGGTGGGAGTACCCGCCACCAACCGATTGCAGCTGGTACTGGAAGAGAATTGTAGCAGTCAAGAACACCCTCACAACCAAGATTGATCAACAAACCTTTGCGGCTTTGAGGTATGATATCAAAACTGGTATTGATCTATTGTTTAACAAACCTGTGGATGTAAACTGGAGTAAGATAGTTTGGAATAGGCAGACTATACCGAAACACAGGGTTATTTTATGGTTGATAATGTTGCAAAAACTCAGAACAAAAGAGCAAATACAAAAGTTCAATCCCTTGGTAGATGAGACTTGTTTATTGTGTAGTAATGGATCCGAAACATTGGAACACCTCTTCTTTACTTGTCATTACAGCAACATGTGTGTACAAGGCGTTAAAGATTGGCTGGAATGGAAAACATCGACAAACAGTTTGCTGCAGCTAGCTAAATGGACAGATAAATCGAAGTTATCTACAACTCGGAAGAGTATTTTTCATGCTGCTCTTGCTGCCACGGCTTACCATATATGGAGGGTCCGAAATGATGCTCTTTGGAATCAAAAGGTATGGTGTATTCGGAATACTGTACAGAAAATCAAAATAGATTTGGAATATAGAATATGTCATGTAATGCCCAAAAAGGCTAAAGCTATAGATAGAGAATGGTTCATGGGAAGATGTACACAATAG